In the genome of Streptomyces collinus, one region contains:
- a CDS encoding rhamnulokinase — protein MSAAEKSYAAVDLGASSGRVMVGRVGPDSLELAEAHRFPNRPVRVPEGLRWDVLGLYAGVLDGLRAAGAHCGGRLDSVGIDSWAVDYGLLDADGALLGNPVHYRDPRTEGVAEKVWATVPAEELYAATGLQYAPFNTLYQLTAARSTAQLDEARRLLLMPDLLTYWLTGEQGTELTNASTTQLIDPRTRDWAYDVASRLGIDLDLFAPLRQPGDPAGLLRGEVLEETGLAGPVPVTAVGSHDTASAVAAVPASGERFAYICTGTWSLAGLELDAPVLTEESRAANFTNELGLDGTVRYLRNIMGLWLLQECVRSWGETDLGALLLKASKAPALRSVVDAGDAAFLAPGRMPERIAEACRLSGQPVPESPAEVTRCILDSLALAHRKAVQDAQRLAGHAVDVVHVVGGGTRNALLCQLTADACGLPVVAGPTEAAALGNVLVQARAHGLVGDLAGMRRLLVNTQPLTRYEPRGGTERWHAAQARLAGD, from the coding sequence ATGAGCGCCGCCGAGAAGTCGTACGCCGCGGTCGACCTCGGCGCGTCCAGCGGGCGCGTCATGGTCGGCCGCGTCGGCCCGGACAGCCTGGAACTCGCCGAGGCGCACCGGTTCCCCAACCGGCCCGTCCGGGTGCCCGAGGGGCTGCGCTGGGACGTGCTCGGGCTGTACGCCGGAGTGCTGGACGGGCTGCGGGCAGCGGGTGCCCACTGCGGTGGACGACTCGACTCCGTCGGCATCGACAGCTGGGCCGTGGACTACGGGCTGCTGGACGCGGACGGGGCACTGCTCGGCAACCCCGTGCACTACCGGGACCCGCGGACCGAGGGCGTCGCGGAGAAGGTGTGGGCGACCGTGCCCGCGGAGGAGCTGTACGCCGCGACCGGGTTGCAGTACGCGCCCTTCAACACCCTGTACCAGCTCACGGCCGCCCGCTCCACGGCCCAGCTCGACGAGGCCCGGCGGCTGTTGCTGATGCCGGACCTGCTGACGTACTGGCTGACCGGCGAGCAGGGCACGGAGCTGACCAACGCGTCCACGACGCAGTTGATCGATCCCCGCACCCGCGACTGGGCGTACGACGTCGCCTCCCGGCTGGGCATCGACCTGGACCTGTTCGCGCCGCTGCGGCAGCCCGGCGATCCGGCGGGGCTGCTGCGCGGCGAGGTGCTGGAGGAGACCGGGCTCGCCGGTCCCGTGCCGGTGACGGCCGTCGGGTCGCACGACACCGCCTCCGCGGTCGCCGCCGTACCGGCGTCGGGCGAGCGGTTCGCCTACATCTGCACCGGCACCTGGTCGCTGGCCGGTCTGGAGCTGGACGCACCGGTGCTGACCGAGGAGAGCCGGGCCGCCAACTTCACCAACGAGCTGGGACTGGACGGCACGGTCCGCTACCTGCGGAACATCATGGGGCTCTGGCTGCTCCAGGAGTGCGTGCGGTCCTGGGGCGAGACGGACCTGGGCGCGCTGCTGCTGAAGGCGTCCAAGGCTCCGGCGCTGCGCTCGGTCGTGGACGCGGGGGACGCGGCGTTCCTCGCGCCCGGGCGGATGCCGGAGCGGATCGCCGAGGCGTGCCGGCTCTCGGGGCAGCCCGTGCCGGAGTCGCCGGCCGAGGTGACGCGCTGCATCCTCGACTCCCTCGCCCTCGCCCACCGCAAGGCCGTGCAGGACGCCCAGCGGCTGGCCGGACACGCGGTCGACGTCGTGCACGTGGTCGGCGGCGGCACGCGCAACGCCCTGCTGTGCCAGCTGACCGCCGACGCGTGCGGGCTGCCGGTGGTGGCCGGGCCGACCGAGGCCGCCGCGCTGGGCAACGTCCTCGTGCAGGCACGGGCGCACGGACTGGTCGGCGACCTGGCCGGAATGCGTCGGCTGCTCGTGAACACGCAGCCGCTCACCCGGTACGAGCCCCGGGGCGGGACCGAGCGGTGGCACGCCGCGCAGGCCCGGCTCGCCGGGGACTGA
- a CDS encoding (Fe-S)-binding protein, protein MRVALFLTCVNDTLYPDTGRAAVKLLTRLGVDVDFPMAQTCCGQAHYNTGYRHEAEPLARHFSDVFGEYEAIVTPSGSCGAMVRELYPRMGERARAEGRGDTLAATLAPVVPKTYELTEFLVDVLGVTDVGAYYPHTVTYHPTCHGLRGLGLGERPRRLLRAVKGLELVELPGADECCGFGGTFALKNSDVSAAMGADKVRNAESTGAEVLCAADNSCLMHIGGTMARLRTGMRPVHIAEILASTEEEPAV, encoded by the coding sequence ATGCGTGTCGCCCTGTTCCTGACCTGCGTCAACGACACGCTCTATCCGGACACCGGGCGCGCCGCGGTGAAACTGCTGACCAGGCTGGGCGTCGACGTCGACTTCCCGATGGCGCAGACCTGCTGCGGGCAGGCCCACTACAACACCGGATACCGCCACGAGGCCGAGCCGCTCGCCCGGCATTTCTCCGATGTCTTCGGTGAGTACGAGGCGATCGTGACGCCGTCCGGATCGTGCGGGGCGATGGTGCGGGAGCTGTACCCGCGGATGGGCGAGCGGGCCCGGGCCGAGGGGCGGGGCGACACCCTCGCGGCGACGCTGGCGCCGGTGGTGCCCAAGACGTACGAGCTGACCGAGTTCCTGGTCGACGTGCTGGGCGTGACGGACGTCGGGGCGTACTACCCGCACACGGTGACCTACCACCCGACCTGCCACGGGCTGCGCGGACTCGGGCTCGGTGAGCGCCCGAGGCGCCTGCTGCGGGCGGTGAAGGGGCTGGAGCTCGTCGAGCTGCCGGGGGCCGACGAGTGCTGCGGGTTCGGCGGCACCTTCGCGCTGAAGAACTCCGATGTCTCGGCGGCGATGGGCGCGGACAAGGTGCGCAACGCCGAGTCGACGGGCGCCGAGGTGCTGTGCGCGGCCGACAACTCCTGCCTGATGCACATCGGCGGGACGATGGCCCGGCTGCGCACCGGCATGCGGCCGGTGCACATCGCGGAGATCCTGGCGAGCACGGAGGAGGAACCGGCCGTATGA
- a CDS encoding LutB/LldF family L-lactate oxidation iron-sulfur protein, with translation MSGTYLGMPAFPEAAREAVGNATLRGNLRHATHTIRAKRATAVSEVSDWAELREAGKRIKDHTLRHLDRYLVQLEEAVTAAGGVVHWAADAAEANEIVTQLVKMTGESEVVKVKSMATQEIGLNEALEAEGIHAYETDLAELIVQLGKDRPSHILVPAIHRNRGEIRDIFAREMSEWGRPAPEGLTDTPAELAEAARLHLREKFLRAKVGISGANFMVAETGTLVVVESEGNGRMCLTLPETLISVVGIEKIVPAWQDLEVFLQTLPRSSTAERMNPYTSTWTGTTDEDGPQNFHLVLLDNGRTDTLADEVGRQALRCIRCSACLNVCPVYERAGGHAYGSVYPGPIGAILSPQLRGTGSEIDASLPYASSLCGACYEVCPVAIDIPEVLVHLRERVVQGGEVTREGNKVVLRPAKGHAAERAAMRAARWAFTHPGVLRGGQRAASRTRRFHPRTLPGPGRAWSGTRELPPVPAEPFRDWWQRTRGGKDGDR, from the coding sequence ATGAGCGGGACGTATCTCGGCATGCCGGCGTTTCCGGAGGCCGCGCGGGAGGCCGTGGGGAACGCGACCCTGCGCGGCAATCTGCGGCACGCCACGCACACCATCCGCGCCAAGCGGGCGACGGCGGTGTCGGAGGTGTCCGACTGGGCGGAGCTGCGCGAGGCGGGCAAGCGCATCAAGGACCACACGCTGCGCCACCTCGACCGCTACCTGGTGCAGTTGGAGGAGGCGGTCACGGCCGCGGGCGGCGTCGTGCACTGGGCCGCCGACGCTGCCGAGGCCAATGAGATCGTCACCCAGCTCGTGAAGATGACCGGCGAGTCGGAGGTCGTCAAGGTCAAGTCGATGGCCACGCAGGAGATCGGGCTCAACGAGGCGCTGGAGGCAGAGGGCATCCACGCCTACGAGACCGATCTCGCCGAGCTGATCGTGCAGTTGGGCAAGGACCGGCCCTCGCACATCCTGGTCCCTGCCATCCACCGCAACCGGGGCGAGATCCGGGACATCTTCGCCCGGGAGATGAGCGAGTGGGGCCGCCCCGCCCCCGAGGGCCTGACCGACACACCGGCCGAACTCGCCGAGGCCGCCCGCCTGCACCTGCGGGAGAAGTTCCTGCGGGCCAAGGTCGGCATCTCCGGCGCCAACTTCATGGTCGCCGAGACGGGCACGCTCGTGGTCGTGGAATCCGAGGGCAACGGCCGGATGTGCCTGACCCTGCCCGAGACGCTGATCTCGGTCGTCGGCATCGAGAAGATCGTGCCGGCGTGGCAGGACCTGGAGGTGTTCCTGCAGACCCTCCCCCGCTCCTCCACGGCCGAGCGCATGAACCCCTACACCTCGACGTGGACCGGCACCACGGACGAGGACGGTCCCCAGAACTTCCACCTGGTGCTGCTGGACAACGGCCGCACCGACACCCTCGCCGACGAGGTCGGCCGGCAGGCGCTGCGCTGCATCCGCTGCTCGGCGTGCCTCAACGTGTGCCCGGTGTACGAGCGGGCGGGCGGCCACGCCTACGGGTCGGTGTACCCGGGGCCGATCGGCGCGATCCTCAGCCCCCAACTGCGGGGCACGGGCAGCGAGATCGACGCCTCGCTGCCGTACGCGTCCTCACTGTGCGGGGCGTGCTACGAGGTGTGCCCCGTCGCCATCGACATCCCGGAGGTGCTGGTGCATCTGCGGGAGCGGGTCGTGCAGGGCGGGGAGGTCACCCGCGAGGGCAACAAGGTGGTGCTGCGGCCGGCGAAGGGGCACGCCGCCGAGCGGGCGGCGATGCGGGCGGCCCGCTGGGCGTTCACGCACCCGGGCGTGCTGCGCGGCGGCCAGCGCGCCGCGTCCCGTACCCGCCGCTTCCATCCCCGGACCCTGCCGGGGCCGGGCAGGGCGTGGAGCGGGACCCGGGAGCTGCCGCCGGTGCCCGCCGAGCCGTTCCGGGACTGGTGGCAGCGCACGCGCGGCGGGAAGGACGGGGACAGGTGA
- a CDS encoding LutC/YkgG family protein, translating into MNSRERILGRVRRALADAPADEAPIARDYLREHGQRTVAQTVELLAENLADYRAVVHRTDPGGLAGLIAALLEKRGAASVLVPPGLDEGWLAATGAARVADRPGSTPGELDRVDSVVTACAVAIAETGTLVLDGSPDQGRRRITLVPDHHICVVRVPGQVVSSVPQGLERLDPARPLTWISGPSATSDIELDRVEGVHGPRTLEVILVGED; encoded by the coding sequence GTGAACAGCAGGGAACGGATCCTGGGGCGGGTGCGGCGCGCGCTGGCGGACGCGCCGGCCGACGAGGCGCCGATCGCACGGGACTATCTGCGCGAGCACGGGCAGCGGACCGTCGCGCAGACGGTGGAGCTGCTCGCCGAGAACCTGGCGGACTACCGTGCGGTCGTGCACCGCACGGACCCCGGCGGCCTGGCCGGGCTGATCGCGGCGCTGCTGGAGAAGCGCGGGGCGGCTTCGGTGCTGGTGCCGCCCGGACTGGACGAGGGGTGGCTGGCGGCGACCGGGGCGGCACGGGTGGCCGACCGGCCCGGGAGCACCCCGGGCGAACTGGACCGGGTGGACAGTGTGGTGACGGCCTGCGCGGTCGCCATCGCCGAGACCGGCACCCTGGTGCTGGACGGCTCGCCCGACCAGGGCCGCCGCCGGATCACCCTCGTCCCGGACCACCACATCTGTGTCGTGCGGGTACCGGGCCAGGTCGTGTCGTCCGTGCCGCAGGGGCTCGAACGCCTCGATCCGGCACGCCCGTTGACGTGGATCTCCGGGCCGTCGGCGACCAGTGACATCGAGCTGGACCGGGTCGAGGGGGTGCACGGTCCGCGCACCCTGGAGGTGATCCTGGTCGGCGAGGACTGA
- a CDS encoding ABC transporter permease yields the protein MTVVTPQEAPVADVPKSSGTRLVDRVFKMRELAILLVFLVMIAVTQAGNSQFLSEQGIKDLLLNATILVLVATGQSLVVITRNVDLSVGSTLGISAFAAGTYLQGGGNPVVAIALAVLLGIGFGLLNGLLVSLGQVPALVVTLGTLYIIRGIDSIWVGSRQITAADLPGGFVDFGSGGISAVPYLALIALAVLVATAYYLKHFAGGRELYALGSNPEAARLAGIPVRKRILVAYTFCGALAGLAGAMYLARFGNVDSGTGNGYELTVVSAVVVGGVVFTGGSGSVYGAALGALLLTSINSVLPALGVSSVWVLAINGILLILAIAVDRIVALRVASALKKRNARHG from the coding sequence ATGACGGTCGTCACCCCGCAAGAGGCCCCCGTGGCCGACGTGCCCAAGTCGAGCGGCACCCGGCTGGTCGACCGCGTCTTCAAGATGCGCGAACTCGCCATCCTGCTCGTCTTCCTGGTGATGATCGCCGTCACCCAGGCCGGCAACAGCCAGTTCCTGTCCGAGCAGGGCATCAAGGACCTGCTGCTGAACGCGACCATCCTCGTCCTGGTCGCCACCGGCCAGTCCCTCGTCGTCATCACCCGCAACGTCGACCTGTCCGTCGGATCCACGCTCGGCATCAGCGCGTTCGCCGCCGGCACCTACCTCCAGGGCGGCGGCAACCCGGTCGTGGCGATCGCGCTGGCCGTGCTGCTGGGCATCGGCTTCGGACTGCTCAACGGACTGCTCGTCAGCCTCGGCCAGGTGCCCGCGCTCGTCGTCACCCTCGGCACGCTCTACATCATCCGCGGCATCGACTCCATCTGGGTCGGCTCCCGGCAGATCACCGCGGCCGACCTGCCCGGCGGATTCGTGGACTTCGGCTCCGGCGGCATCTCCGCGGTGCCGTATCTGGCGCTGATCGCGCTGGCGGTGCTCGTCGCCACCGCCTACTACCTCAAGCACTTCGCCGGCGGACGCGAGCTGTACGCGCTCGGCTCCAACCCCGAGGCCGCCCGCCTCGCCGGCATCCCCGTCCGCAAGCGGATCCTCGTCGCGTACACCTTCTGCGGCGCCCTCGCCGGACTCGCCGGCGCGATGTACCTCGCCCGGTTCGGCAACGTCGACTCCGGCACCGGCAACGGCTACGAACTGACCGTCGTCAGCGCGGTCGTGGTCGGCGGCGTCGTCTTCACCGGCGGCTCCGGCAGCGTCTACGGCGCCGCCCTCGGCGCGCTGCTGCTGACCTCCATCAACAGCGTGCTGCCCGCCCTCGGCGTCAGCTCCGTCTGGGTGCTCGCCATCAACGGCATCCTGCTCATCCTCGCGATCGCGGTCGACCGGATCGTCGCGCTGCGCGTGGCCTCCGCCCTGAAGAAGAGGAACGCCCGCCATGGCTGA
- a CDS encoding sugar ABC transporter ATP-binding protein, which produces MTHPSTTGPAPVLALKDVSKSFGVVRALRDVSLELFPGEVHALAGENGAGKSTLIKTLAGVHRPDAGQVLLDGAPVAFHGPGDARDAGIAVIYQEPTLFPDLSIAENIYMGRQPRRALGRIDHKATHNATAALMERLGVELDPDRPARGLSIADQQIVEIAKALSFDARVLIMDEPTAALTGSEVARLFGVVRTLRDQGAAVLFISHRLEEIFEICRRVTTLRDGAWIASEPLEGMTEDDLVRRMVGRDLDELYPKQDVKPGEVALSVHRLTREGVFTDVSFEVRHGEIVGLAGLVGAGRTEVARAVFGIDRWDAGEVSVHGKALVNGAPSTAMAAGLALVPEDRRAQGLVMDMSIERNIGLTGLRTTVKAGLMDRGAERSRSLDWAVRLQVKYARIADTVNTLSGGNQQKVVLAKWLATGPKVLIVDEPTRGIDVGTKAEVHRLLSQLAADGVAVLMISSDLPEILGMADRVLVMHEGRLTAEIPRTDATEETVMAAATGRAAA; this is translated from the coding sequence ATGACCCACCCGTCCACCACGGGTCCGGCCCCGGTCCTCGCACTGAAGGACGTCTCCAAGTCCTTCGGCGTGGTCCGTGCACTGCGGGACGTCTCCCTGGAGCTGTTCCCCGGGGAGGTGCACGCACTCGCCGGTGAGAACGGTGCCGGCAAGTCCACCCTCATCAAGACCCTCGCCGGGGTGCACCGCCCGGACGCCGGCCAGGTGCTGCTCGACGGTGCGCCCGTCGCCTTCCACGGCCCCGGCGACGCCCGCGACGCCGGCATCGCCGTGATCTACCAGGAGCCCACGCTCTTCCCCGACCTGTCGATCGCCGAGAACATCTACATGGGCCGCCAGCCGCGCCGCGCCCTCGGCCGCATCGACCACAAGGCCACCCACAACGCGACAGCCGCCCTGATGGAGCGCCTCGGTGTCGAACTCGACCCCGACCGGCCCGCCCGCGGTCTGTCCATCGCCGACCAGCAGATCGTCGAGATCGCCAAGGCGCTCTCCTTCGACGCCCGCGTCCTGATCATGGACGAGCCGACGGCCGCCCTCACCGGCAGCGAGGTCGCCCGCCTCTTCGGCGTCGTGCGCACCCTGCGCGACCAGGGCGCCGCCGTGCTGTTCATCTCCCACCGGCTGGAGGAGATCTTCGAGATCTGCCGGCGGGTCACCACCCTGCGCGACGGCGCCTGGATCGCCAGCGAGCCGCTGGAGGGCATGACCGAGGACGACCTCGTGCGCCGCATGGTCGGCCGCGACCTCGACGAGCTGTACCCCAAGCAGGACGTGAAGCCGGGCGAGGTCGCCCTGAGCGTGCACCGGCTGACCCGCGAGGGGGTCTTCACCGACGTCTCCTTCGAGGTCCGGCACGGCGAGATCGTCGGTCTGGCCGGACTCGTCGGCGCCGGGCGCACGGAGGTCGCCCGGGCCGTGTTCGGCATCGACCGCTGGGACGCCGGCGAGGTCTCCGTCCACGGCAAGGCCCTGGTCAACGGAGCGCCCTCCACCGCCATGGCCGCCGGACTCGCCCTGGTCCCCGAGGACCGGCGTGCCCAGGGCCTGGTGATGGACATGTCCATCGAGCGGAACATCGGGCTGACCGGGCTGCGTACGACCGTGAAGGCCGGGCTCATGGACCGCGGCGCCGAACGCAGCCGCTCCCTGGACTGGGCCGTCAGGCTCCAGGTGAAGTACGCCCGGATCGCCGACACGGTCAACACGCTCTCCGGCGGCAACCAGCAGAAGGTCGTGCTCGCCAAGTGGCTGGCCACCGGCCCGAAGGTGCTGATCGTCGACGAGCCCACCCGCGGCATCGACGTCGGCACCAAGGCCGAGGTGCACCGGCTGCTGTCCCAGCTGGCCGCGGACGGCGTGGCCGTCCTGATGATCTCCTCCGACCTGCCCGAGATCCTCGGCATGGCCGACCGCGTGCTGGTGATGCACGAGGGCCGCCTCACCGCCGAGATCCCCCGCACCGACGCCACCGAGGAAACCGTGATGGCCGCAGCCACCGGGAGGGCCGCCGCATGA
- the rhaI gene encoding L-rhamnose isomerase, protein MTELAAAKAALKTQAVETPSWAYGNSGTRFKVFAQQGVPRTPFEKLDDAAKVHEFTGVAPTVALHIPWDKVDDYAALAKHAEQRGVKLGAINSNTFQDDDYKLGSICHPEASVRRKAVDHLLECVDIMDATGSADLKLWFADGTNYPGQDDIRGRQDRLAEGLAEVYERLGDGQRMLLEYKFFEPAFYTTDVPDWGTAYAHCLKLGPKAQVVVDTGHHAPGTNIEFIVATLLREGKLGGFDFNSRFYADDDLMVGAADPFQLFRIMYEVVRGGGFSPEVAFMLDQCHNIEAKIPAIIRSVMNVQEATAKALLVDGDALRAAQRAGDVLEANAVVMDAYNTDVRPLLREVREEMGLDPEPLAAYRRSGWGEKIVAERVGGQQAGWGA, encoded by the coding sequence GTGACCGAGCTCGCCGCGGCGAAGGCCGCTCTCAAGACACAGGCCGTCGAGACGCCGTCGTGGGCGTACGGGAACTCGGGCACACGGTTCAAGGTCTTCGCGCAGCAGGGTGTGCCGCGCACCCCGTTCGAGAAGCTGGACGACGCGGCGAAGGTGCACGAGTTCACGGGCGTCGCCCCGACCGTGGCCCTGCACATCCCGTGGGACAAGGTCGACGACTACGCGGCGCTGGCCAAGCACGCCGAGCAGCGGGGCGTGAAGCTCGGGGCGATCAACTCCAACACGTTCCAGGACGACGACTACAAGCTCGGGAGCATCTGTCATCCGGAGGCCTCCGTGCGGCGGAAGGCCGTCGATCATCTGCTGGAGTGCGTCGACATCATGGACGCGACGGGCTCGGCGGATCTGAAGCTGTGGTTCGCCGACGGCACGAACTATCCCGGCCAGGACGACATCCGGGGGCGGCAGGACCGGCTGGCCGAGGGGCTGGCCGAGGTCTACGAGCGGCTCGGCGACGGGCAGCGGATGCTGCTGGAGTACAAGTTCTTCGAGCCTGCGTTCTACACGACGGACGTGCCGGACTGGGGCACCGCCTATGCCCACTGCCTGAAGCTGGGGCCCAAGGCGCAGGTCGTCGTCGACACGGGGCATCACGCGCCGGGGACGAACATCGAGTTCATCGTGGCGACGCTGCTGCGTGAGGGGAAGCTCGGCGGGTTCGACTTCAACTCGCGGTTCTACGCGGACGACGACCTCATGGTCGGGGCGGCGGATCCGTTCCAGCTGTTCCGGATCATGTACGAGGTCGTGCGGGGCGGTGGGTTCTCACCCGAGGTCGCATTCATGCTCGACCAGTGCCACAACATCGAGGCGAAGATCCCGGCGATCATCCGGTCGGTGATGAACGTGCAGGAGGCCACGGCGAAGGCACTGCTGGTCGACGGTGACGCGTTGCGGGCGGCGCAGCGGGCGGGGGATGTGCTGGAGGCGAACGCCGTGGTGATGGATGCGTACAACACGGATGTGCGGCCGTTGCTGCGCGAGGTGCGGGAGGAGATGGGGTTGGACCCCGAGCCTCTCGCTGCGTATCGGCGGTCCGGGTGGGGCGAGAAGATCGTCGCCGAGCGGGTTGGTGGGCAGCAGGCCGGATGGGGTGCGTGA
- a CDS encoding bifunctional aldolase/short-chain dehydrogenase, with product MAVHPEAAALLARSHRLGADPRNTNYAGGNASAKGTETDPATGGDVELMWVKGSGGDLGTLTEAGLAVLRLDRMRALVDVYPGVEREDEMVAAFDYCLHGKGGATPSIDTAMHGLVGAAHVDHLHPDSGIALACAADGEKLTAECFGDSVVWVPWRRPGFQLGLDIAAVKEANPQAIGCVLGGHGITAWGDTSEECERNSLHIIRTAETFLAERGKPEPFGPVIEGYAALGAAERRERAAALAPYVRAVASKDRPQVGHFDDSEVVLDFLASAEHPRLAALGTSCPDHFLRTKVRPLVLDLPPSAPLDEAIARLKELHARYREEYAAYYERHAEPDSPAMRGADPAIVLVPGVGMFSFGKDKQTARVAGEFYVNAINVMRGAEAVSAYAPIEESEKFRIEYWALEEAKLQRMPKPKALATRVALVTGAGSGIGKAIAHRLVAEGACVIVADLDAENAEAVAEELGGPDRAVAVTVDVTSEEQIAEAFRAAVLAFGGVDLVVNNAGISISKPLLETSAKDWDLQHDIMARGSFLVSREAARVMTAQELGGDIVYIASKNAVFAGPNNIAYSATKADQAHQVRLLAAELGEHGIRVNGVNPDGVVRGSGIFAGGWGAKRAAVYGVEEEKLGEFYAQRTILKREVLPEHVANAVFALTGGDLTHTTGLHIPVDAGVAAAFLR from the coding sequence ATGGCTGTTCATCCCGAAGCTGCCGCTCTCCTCGCCCGGTCGCACCGGCTCGGGGCCGATCCCCGGAACACCAACTACGCCGGGGGCAACGCCTCCGCCAAGGGCACCGAGACCGACCCCGCCACCGGTGGTGACGTCGAGCTGATGTGGGTCAAGGGGTCCGGCGGTGATCTCGGGACGCTGACCGAGGCAGGGCTGGCCGTGCTGCGGCTGGACCGGATGCGGGCGCTCGTGGACGTGTACCCGGGGGTCGAGCGCGAGGACGAGATGGTCGCCGCGTTCGACTACTGCCTGCACGGGAAGGGCGGGGCCACCCCGTCCATCGACACCGCGATGCACGGGCTGGTCGGGGCCGCGCACGTCGATCATCTGCACCCGGACTCGGGGATCGCGCTCGCCTGCGCCGCCGACGGGGAGAAGCTGACCGCCGAGTGCTTCGGGGACAGCGTGGTGTGGGTGCCGTGGCGGCGGCCCGGGTTCCAGCTGGGGCTGGACATCGCCGCCGTGAAGGAGGCCAATCCGCAGGCCATCGGGTGCGTGCTCGGCGGTCACGGGATCACCGCCTGGGGTGACACCTCCGAGGAGTGCGAGCGGAACTCGCTGCACATCATCCGGACCGCCGAGACGTTCCTCGCCGAGCGGGGCAAGCCCGAGCCCTTCGGTCCGGTGATCGAGGGGTACGCCGCGCTGGGCGCAGCGGAGCGGCGGGAGCGGGCCGCCGCGCTCGCCCCGTACGTGCGGGCCGTCGCCTCGAAGGACCGGCCCCAGGTCGGGCACTTCGACGACTCCGAGGTCGTGCTCGACTTCCTCGCGAGCGCGGAGCACCCGCGGCTCGCCGCGCTCGGCACGTCCTGCCCGGACCACTTCCTGCGGACCAAGGTCCGGCCGCTGGTGCTGGACCTGCCGCCGAGCGCCCCGCTCGACGAGGCGATCGCCCGGCTGAAGGAACTGCACGCGCGGTACCGCGAGGAGTACGCCGCCTACTACGAGCGGCACGCCGAACCCGACTCCCCCGCCATGCGCGGCGCCGACCCGGCGATCGTGCTGGTGCCGGGCGTGGGCATGTTCTCCTTCGGCAAGGACAAGCAGACCGCCCGGGTCGCGGGCGAGTTCTACGTCAACGCCATCAACGTGATGCGCGGGGCCGAGGCCGTCTCCGCCTACGCCCCGATCGAGGAGTCCGAGAAGTTCCGGATCGAGTACTGGGCGCTGGAGGAGGCCAAGCTCCAGCGGATGCCGAAGCCCAAGGCGCTGGCGACCCGGGTGGCGCTGGTGACGGGTGCCGGCAGCGGCATCGGGAAGGCCATCGCGCACCGGCTCGTGGCCGAGGGCGCGTGTGTGATCGTCGCCGATCTCGACGCGGAGAACGCCGAGGCCGTCGCCGAGGAGCTGGGCGGGCCCGACAGGGCCGTCGCCGTGACGGTGGACGTCACCTCCGAGGAGCAGATCGCCGAGGCCTTCCGGGCGGCGGTGCTGGCCTTCGGCGGGGTGGACCTCGTCGTCAACAACGCGGGCATCTCGATCTCCAAGCCGCTGCTGGAGACCTCCGCCAAGGACTGGGACCTCCAGCACGACATCATGGCGCGCGGGTCCTTCCTGGTGTCGCGGGAAGCCGCCCGGGTGATGACCGCCCAGGAGCTGGGCGGTGACATCGTCTACATCGCCTCGAAGAACGCCGTGTTCGCCGGTCCCAACAACATCGCCTACTCCGCCACCAAGGCCGACCAGGCGCACCAGGTGCGGCTGCTCGCCGCCGAGCTGGGCGAGCACGGCATCCGCGTCAACGGGGTCAACCCGGACGGTGTCGTACGCGGGTCGGGGATCTTCGCCGGCGGGTGGGGCGCCAAGCGGGCCGCCGTGTACGGGGTGGAGGAGGAGAAGCTGGGTGAGTTCTACGCCCAGCGGACCATCCTCAAGCGCGAGGTGCTGCCCGAGCACGTGGCCAACGCCGTGTTCGCGCTGACCGGTGGGGATCTCACCCACACGACCGGTCTGCACATCCCCGTCGACGCCGGCGTCGCGGCCGCCTTCCTGCGATGA